The nucleotide sequence GCCTAAATACCTTATCCTGTTGCTTGTGGTAGACGGCCACGGGCTGGGGCGATCTACAAAGCCGGGTAAGAAGAATGGCGGAAGTATCGGTTACTTCCCCAATTTTGAATCCGGTGGTAAAATAGACTTCGGTGTCGTCTTGGGCAGCGCCCGTAAAAAGTCCGATGGTCAGCAGTACTAGGGTAATGGTTCGTTTCATGTGGGTTTAGGTATAGCTTGTGGTCTCCTGTGGCCAACTTCTGAAAAACCAAACAGGAAGTATAAATATACCAATTCCAAACACTTTAGGCCCCCGGAATTAGTATTGGTAGGAGGCTATGAGCATTTCCGTCCATTCTTGAATGCGTTCGGGCGATGGTCTGTCCGCTTGGTCGAAGAAGAAATGTTGCGCTATTTCGAGTCCGCAATACCCGTACACACCGGTGTCGGAGGTCAGGGAAAGGGCCTTGTCCATACCTATGCCTTTGTACTCGGCCTGCGATTTTCCATGGGTATTGATAAGGGTCGCTCGCTTTCCTTTGAGGAGTCCTTTTTGAACGCCCCCGTCGTAGCGGTAGGCAAAGCCATAGCTAAAAACGCGGTCGATATAGCCTTTCATGATGGCCGGCATTCCCGTCCACCAAATCGGGTAGACAAAGGTGATATGCTCTGCCCAGGTGATGTATTCTTGTTCTTTTTGAACCTCTTCGGAAACCTCGCCCTTGCGTTGTCCGGCCATATCGGCCAAGGAAAGAACGGGGTTGAAGTCGAGTTGATAGAGGTCCCTTACTTCAATTTGGTGCTCGCCCTGTTCAAGGGTTTGTATTACGGTCTGTTTCAAATGATGGTTGAGACTTGCGGCATTCGGATGGGCGTAGATAATAAGATGCTTCATTTTCCGTAGATTTTTAGATTGATAAAGCAAATGTAGCCCAGGGCCTTGGGCTGTAATTGTAAGAAAACGAAATGCTATTCGGGCTTGCAGATATTTTCTTGGAATTTGAGGTATTGGGTCGGCGTATGGCCGGTGAAGTGCTTGAAGTCGTGTATAAGCTGGCTTTGGTCGTAATAGCCACAAGTCTCGATGATGTCGAACCAATGTATCGGTGAACTTGAATCTTGCAAAAGCGAAATGGCCTTGACGAATCTTAGGTACCGGCCTTTTTCCTTGGCGGTATAGCCAAAGTATTTTTTGTGGTTGAGCTGAATGCTTCTTTCGCTCTGTTGGGTTTCTTGGGCGATAATCTTAATAGGGTTGAACACGGTGTAGTCTTCCGTATGGTCCGAAATATTTTGAAAAGCCGTATCGCTCTCCCTTAGGTAGGGTTTGCAGAAATCGAGAATCAGGTCGACCCGCTCGCCAGGGCTTGCGTTTTTGATAAGTCGCCAGAGGTTGGTAAAGCAATTTTCGCCCAAGAGCGCATCTGGGTGTATGGGGAGGTAGTCGGACAAGATAACCTTACCGAAGAAGCGGTAAAAGGCATCGTCTTTAAAATTCGCCACCAACATGTCGGACCCTGGGGCAAGGGTGTAATCAAAGGCCTGTTTCAAGGGGCCGAGAACAAGGCATTTTTCAATGCTTATTTGAGTGTCATCCGCCGTCTTTAATTGAATTGGGGTGCCCAAACTAAAGACCATGATAATTTGAAAGTGGGGAAGAAGGGTGTGGCTTATGGATTGTTCCGTTTGATTTTCGGCCCTATAGAAATGGGTGAAGACGTCTTGGAAATCTTTGGGGACTTCTATTCTTTCGCCGTTTTGGTCGGGATGCTTGCTTTCCATTCTAAGACTTGGCTTATTCGATAAGTTGATTGCTTCCGCTTTGGGTCTTTGTGAATTGGGCCCTGTTCCTCGCAATGATTTGGCCCGGGTTGGTAAAGCTTCCGATACGAATTGAAACTTCCGCAATTTTAACGGGTTTTCTTTGGTTTAAAAATACAAGAAGATATATGGAGTCGAGGTATTCAATATTATTTTTTTCCAAGGATTCTAGGTCGAGGTCGAGTTCGCTTTCAACGGCATCTATGGAGGTGTAGGGCGCAAGGATCAAGAGTTCGGTCCATTCAAAATCGTCAATTTTGCCCAAGTCGCTTATGTTTTTTCCCGAGCTGAATTCCGCTTCGATTTTTTCGGTCAACAGACGGTCTGATCGGAGTTGGTTTGAGTAATGGCATGCCATTAAACTTAAAAATAGAAGGGTGGAGCCTATAGTTTTTTTCACGGTTCAAATCGATTGATGCGGTCGTAGAAGGAAGGGGTGTTGGGTATGTGCGTCTGTTTCAATACCTAGGGAACCCTATCCTCGGCGATACCACTAAAGTAGCATTATTTTTTTTCATGGTTTTCGGGGTGTCCCTCCCGATCGTCATTTTGGGGAAGGCTTCGTTTTTGTCTTTTGTTGGAGTAAAGCCTAGGTTTTATCCTTCTATATGCCTATGTATTAAAATGATATATGAATCAGTTAATTCTTACAATGTAATGTGTTTTATTCTATTCTTATGGGATTTATTTTTGAGGTATTGGTGATTTTTTAGACGAAGCGAAAAGTTACATTTAATGCGATATTAGGCCCTTTTTACAACTGTTAATGTGTTGTTGTACAGTATTTTTTGTCATAGCGATAGCTTTTGTAAAGAGCTTTGGTTTACGGAAATTCGTAAAATTAACAATTATAAATTTTGATAGGTAAGAAATTTCTTTAAATTTGATCGCCCTTTATTATGAACTTAATTACATTATGAAATGAGAAAATTATTACTTAAGACCTACTCTATTTGCACTAGTGAGTGTAGAACTTGTCAAGGCAAGTTTGATCGAATTCAATTTAACTTAAAATTGATTTGCTAGTCTAACTGTTTTACCGAAAGCAGTACCAATTTAATTATGATCCTTTTCTGGTTTGTGCCTTCATGGGTGTATTAGTATACGCGAAATGATAGGAGTCTGGATGCACGTATTTTTAAATGTAAGATATAGTGGTTTCCATTTCCTTGTAAACTAGAACCTAGTGAGGTCTGTTTTGAATCGTTTTTTTGCGATTACGGCAGGTTTTACAAATCGTCATGGATCTTTAAGGCGGTGTTCTTTCCGGTATTACTCCATTATATATAATGAATCATAGCGCTGTTTCCTCCATTTTTTTTGTTGAAAAGATGGGTGTTAGGTGGTTGTTTTCAAACTGTTTTAACCAATAAACTTAAGTGGTAAGGTAAAGTTGTGTCTTTCGGTCAGCGAAAATAAACGGTTAGGCCCTGATTTACCTAGGATAGTAGTTGTGACTGATTCATTGGTATTTAATTAAACAACATTAAATTTTGTGTTTTATGGATTTTTTAAAATCGAATTTATTCATGGCGTTATTACTGTTGGTGACAGTATCGAACGCCCAGACTCCAGACGGGGAATTAAAAAGATGGCATAAGTTATCGTTGACCTTTAACGGACCGAGCACTACCGAAACCTCGACCCCAAATCCGTTTTCCGATTATAGTTTAGAGGTAACCTTTACCCATGGTGGCAGTGGGAGGAGTTATACGGTTCCCGGATATTACGCCGCTTGTGGCGATGCGGAAAATACAGGTTGTGATTCGGGCAACAAATGGCGGGTGAATTTTGCCCCTGATGATGTAGGAAACTGGAATTGGACCGCCAGCTTTAAGTCGGGAACAAATGTGGCGATCAATGGCGGAGGGTCGAGTGGAGGCTTTATGGATGGGGCAACCGGTTCATTTAGTATTGCCGAGTCGGACAAATCTGGCAGGGATTTTAGAAGTAAGGGCCTAGGAAGGTTAAAATACGTGGGAGAACACTATTTAAAGCATATCGGAACAAATCCGACAGAACCGAACGGCCCTTGGTTTTTAAAAGTCGGTGCCGATTCACCGGAAAACCGCTTTCACTATGTTGACTTTGACGGTACTCCGGGAACGGTGGCCGGTAATGCCAAAAGTAAAACTTGGCAAGCCCATGAAAAGGACTACGTAGCTTCCGATGCAAGTGCCTATACCTGGAATGGTGGTAAGGGTAAAGGAATTTTGGGATCCGTAAATTATTTGTCGGGTCAAGGCGCCAATGTAATGTCCTTTTTAACCTGGGCGGCCGGTGGCGATGATGGTGCCGTTTTTCCCCATGTTTTAAAAGTTTCGGCCCAAGACTATGGCAGTACCGGAAAAGCGGGGCAATGGGACAAATTGCACAAAGATCGTTTTGACGTATCTAAACTCGCACAATGGGAAAAGGTAATGGAATATGCCGATAAAAAGGGGGTTTACCTACACTTTAAGACCATGGAGACCGAAAATTGCGAAAAAATGGACGGCCATACTTTTGGAAGGGAAAGAAAACTGTACTACCGTGAGTTGATCGCAAGGTTCGGACACCACTTGGCCTTGAACTGGAACCTGTCGGAAGAGAGTACGATCAAGGACGATGTGGTTAAGGCTACGGTAAACTACATTAAAGATGTGGATCCATACGACCATCATATTGTATTGCATACCTACCCAGGACAACAAGATCAAAGATACAATCCCTTGATCGGTAATAAGTCCAACTTAACAGGGGTATCGGTTCAGACCAGTAAGACCAACGTTCATAAAGACGTTCGTAGATGGGTAGAAAACTCTAAAAATGCAGGTAGAAAATGGGTAGTTGCCAATGATGAGCAAGGTAGTGCCACCGAAGGTATCAGGGTTTCCGATAAGGAAGTCCGTGAAAAGGTGCTTTGGGCTACCTTATTGGCCGGTGGTGCCGGTGTCGAATATTACAGTGGTTACACCAGTGACGACGGAGACCTTAACGGTGAAGACCACCGAAAAAGAGGGGTGAAGTACAAAGAGGGAAGCTACGCCCTTAAATTTTTTAAGAACAACCTTTTGGGGGACTTAAAAAACATGGTTTCCGACGATGGTGTTACGGCAGATGGCAATGATTATGTCTTTGCAAGAGAGGGAAAAACATACGCTATTTATAGGCCTAACGGTGGAAGTACCTCTTTGAGTTTGCCTGCAGGGAACAACAAGTACGATGTGCAATGGTTCAACCCAAGAACAGGCGACGACCTTACGGCGAAATCGACCCTAGGGTCTAATTTGGTGGCCCCTGACAATAACGACTGGGTGGCTTTGATCACAAGCAAGGATAGCGACGGCAATGTAGATGACTGCGATAATAAACTTAATGCTACATTGACCCAAGATGCGTATCTGCAAGGCAGCACTAGGTTTAATAGTGGTGAACTTAGGGTTGAGAGTGGAAACCGGATCGCCTACCTCATGTTTACGGTACCTGCAAGCACCAAAACGGTAACCAATGCCAAATTGGAACTTACCGTAGGTAGCGATGGAGGCAGTGGTTTGATAGAAGTTTATAAGGGAAGCTCAAATAGCTGGACCGAGGCCAATCTTTCCAGTGGCAACAAACCTGCCGAAGGTACAAAATTAGGGTCCTTGAATACCACCTATAGCGTGGGCTCTACCTATACTTTTAATCTGAGCGGTGTTACGCCCGGCCAGACCATTTCCTTGGTCTTAAAGCAAACGGGCGGCAACGATGTGTCTTTCTCTTCAAAGGAAGGTTCCTATTCCCCAAAACTGATTCTAGAGCTAGAGTGTGAAGATGATGGAGGGGCCATAGATAATTCCATAGCCATTCCCGGGCTTTTAGAGGCTGAAAACTTCGATACACAATCAGGGGTTGAGGTAGAGAATACTACCGATGCCAATGGAGGTGAGAATATCGGCTATATAGAAAATGGAGATTATGTCACCTATAATGTCACTATTGCCGAGGCCGGTACGTATGAAGTAAAGGCAAGGGTAGCGAGTAAAACGGCCGGTGGCAAAATCAATATAGAGGCAGATGGTGTAAAAGTAGGTGAGTTTACCGTTGGCAATACAGGCGGATGGCAAACATGGACCACACTGACGACCACGGTTGACCTGCAGGCGGGCGAGCAAAACCTTAAGCTCGATTTTGCCGGTGGTACGGGCTATTTGTTCAATGTAAACCATCTTGATTTTGATAAGCAAGATAGTGCGGCAAGTGCCCTTTTTACAGCCGAAACGACTGCGGAAGTAAAACTTGTGGCCTATCCTAACCCGGCCCAAGACTATATTACCGTTTCGGGCATTAAACCAGGGAGCCGATTGGTGGTATATGACTACTCGGGAAATAGGGTGCTTCAAACAGTGTCTCAAAGTACCGATGTATCTCTAGATATAAACCGCCTAAGAAAGGGCGTATATATCATTTCCATTCAAGGAGAGAAGAGTCTACAGTTTATTAAGGAATAAGAAGATTAAGGGCTATTCGGGTACCCTATCCCGAATGGCCCTTACATCTTTATAGGGGACAATAAGCCTTTTTGTGTATGGTAGAATATAAGAACCCATCGAAAAAAAGGCTTGTTGTTTATTTTGTTAATAGATAAAAAAATCAATGAGTTATGAAAGTTAATTTTTATATGCGCCATACTCGGCCTAAAGTGCTTTGTACTTTGTTCTTGCTGATGTCTACGGTGTACCATGGGAGTGCCCAGTTAAGGGTAGGTGACCCAGGGGTGACTTTTGATACGGGCAAGTATGACAGCCGCTATCCACAGATGAAGGAATGGCAAAAGGCAGGGGTTCGAGGCGGAATTCCCTTTCTAAAGGATGTCAAGGTCGTAAAAACCCTTACAAGTGGTGCCGATAGTGAAGCCATCAACAAGGCTATCGTCGACGCATCAAAAACGAGTGGATTGGTGGCCGTTCTTTTAAAAAACGGTACCTATTCCATTGATCAACGAGTGGTGATGAAATCGAATGTCTCTTTGATAGGAGAGAGTAGAACGGGGGTAAAGTGTATCGTAAAGATGAACAATGGCGATGCCTTTAGTTTTTATAAGGTCCAAAAAAGCGGCATATATACCTTGACAATCGAAGGTAGTTGGGGCAAACCAAAATACGACTGGAACTATAGCCTAGATGCCAACGACGAATTAAAGAACAACGATAATATATCGGTGAAGTTCAATAAGTCGGAAGATTGTTGGTTGGACAAGGTCGATATCATAAATTCTGCCAAAGACCCTGTGAGGGTTCCTGCTAACCATATTACCTTAAGGGATCTGCGGGTAGACGGTGCACACAAAAAAGCCGGAGGGGCCCAAGGATACTTTTTTATACAAGGGGCCTATAATCTCATTACGGGCTGCCAGGTTACCCATCTGAGACACATATCGCTTCAAGGGGGGAACGTAGAATACAATGTGGTGTACGACAACGATTTTAGACAAGAGGTAAGTTTCCACAGTGGCGATAAGGGGAATAACCTAATCGAGAATAACAGGATCACCTTGCCCTATGATATGCCCAACTCTAAGGCAGATACGCCCAATGCCGTCTATAATAGCAATAAGGAACCCAATTATTACGCTATTATGGGGCCTTGGTCCAGTCAGCACGATAACTCCGAAAAACCCAATTTTATATTCAAAAACCAGTGTCTAGAAGAAAACCATGGCAACAAGAGACCTTGGTCAGACCCTAATCTATTGTATAAGGGACCGAAGGAAATCAAACCGAAGGATCCCGCTACAAATTTTCCTGCACTGCCCCAAAGCCAAACCCCATCTGGAGGGACGCTCTATCCCATAGTTTTGAATGGAAATACCGGCGGGGGCAATTCTTGTGATGCTTCTAGAACCGTGTTTGCCGATACGGATGCTTACCTGCAGGGCACTACAAGATTCAATACCAATGAACTTAGGGTGGAAAAGGATAAAAGGCTTTCCTTTCTCAAATTTACCCTTCCCGCTGATCTACCTGCAATTACCGACGCTAAATTAGATTTGACGGTTTCTACCGACAATGGCAACGGACGAATAGAAATTATAAAGGGCAAGTCGAACAATTGGACGGAAGATAACCTGTCTTCCTCAAATCGGCCACAGGAAGGCCAAGTATTGGGAGTTTTGACAGATACCTATGCCAAGGGGAAAACCTACCAATGGACATTATCGGGCCTAAAGGCAGGGGAGACCATCACCCTGATCGTAAAGCAAAGCAGTGGTAACGATGTATCGTTTTGGTCTAAGGAAGGCAGCAATGCGCCCAAGCTTACCCTAAAGTCAGATTGTAATGCCGCTACGGAAAATGTAGCCCTAAGTATGGAAGCGGTAGGAAGCGATCCCATCGTTAAAGTGTATCCTAATCCTGCAAGCGACTTTATAAGCGTGTCTCATGTGAATATTGGGGAAGAGCTTATCGTGTACGATTTCCTAGGCAATATCGTGCTAAGGGAAGTTGTCAAACAAAGCGAGCCCGTTTTAGATGTTTCCCCTTTGAAAAAAGGAAACTACATCCTTTCCGTTCAAGGAAAAAACAGCTTTCAGTTTATTAAGAAGTAATACAAAGGCCGCCCTGCCGGTACATACAAGTAGGGCGGTTTATAAGGTCAAACAAAAAAAAGAAAACGATTATGGTACCAATAAAGCAAAGACGGAAGGCATATGTTTTATATGCATTTCTCATGTTGTGCGCCACTACGGCATTCGCACAGAACAATTATTATCTAAGTGCTTCGGGAAACGATTCCAATAGCGGAACATCGGAGGCTTCGCCTTGGAAAACGATAAATAAGCTGAATAGCGTAAAGAATTCCATCAAACCGGGCGATGTTATTCATTTCAATAGGGGCGATGTATTCTATGGCTCACTCGACCTAAAGGGCAAAAAGGGTTCATCGGGAAAAACAATAGTCTTGAAATCGTACGGCTCTGGTGACAAGGCCATTATTAGGGCGTCGGTAAAAATCAATAACTGGACACGTCACAGTGGAAATATCTGGAAGGCCAACTTGGCTAAGGTCGATAACGGAAGGACACCGGCCCTATTTTTAAACAATGTGGCCCAGCAGATCGGTAGGGAGCCCAATGTTGATGCGGCCAACGGTGGGTACCGAAGGATCAAATCGCACGCGGGCAACAACAAATCCATATCGGAAGGGGCTAATTTGCCCTATGCTTCAAATAGGTTTCAAGGGGGCGAAATTACCATTAGGACTACTGATGATAACGTAAAGGTAGAAACGGTAACTTCCCATAGTGGTAATACGGTCAACTTCGGGCTATCGGACCCAAGTGCCACTTTTGAAAATGCCATTGAAAACAATTTCGGATACTTTTTTCAGAACCATGTAAATACCTTGGATAAAAACGGGGAATGGGCCCACGATACCAATGCGGGCGTACTGTATTTGTACAGCAATACGAACCCGAACAGTTTAAGTGTAGAAATCCCTTCTGGGGAAAGTGCCCTAAGCCTTAACAATACTGACTATGTAAAAGTTCAGGATTTAAGATTGGAAGGCGGCTTGAAATATACCTTGGCCATTAGTGGGGCATCGAACATGACCCTTACCAATTGTCATATTTATAACGGAAACGAGTACTTGTCCCTAGGATACACCCTAACCAATATCACCGCTACCAATAACACTTTTGAACAAAGTAATAACATAGCCATCCGATGGGAGGGGCTAAGCGGACTCACTTTTGCCAATAATAAGATTATAAATATTGGTATGCGCTCCGGTATGGGCGCGCGTAGTTTTATTGGCTATACGGGGGCAAGGTTCGTTAGTAGATCGGGGTCTTCCGCCAATGTAATAGAAAAGAATACCTTAAAAAATATAGGCTACCATGCCATGCTTTTTTCCGGGGGTAATTTAAAGATACGCTACAACGATATTAGCAACTATTGCTATACGAAAGATGATGGGGGCGGAATATATTCCGTAGGAAACAGAAATTCGAATAACAGTGTGTACGGGAACATCGTTCATGACAGTCCTGGTGCCATTAGGGGCATTCCTGAAGGAAGGGGCGTAAAAACGGCCGG is from Zobellia galactanivorans and encodes:
- a CDS encoding carbohydrate-binding protein; its protein translation is MALLLLVTVSNAQTPDGELKRWHKLSLTFNGPSTTETSTPNPFSDYSLEVTFTHGGSGRSYTVPGYYAACGDAENTGCDSGNKWRVNFAPDDVGNWNWTASFKSGTNVAINGGGSSGGFMDGATGSFSIAESDKSGRDFRSKGLGRLKYVGEHYLKHIGTNPTEPNGPWFLKVGADSPENRFHYVDFDGTPGTVAGNAKSKTWQAHEKDYVASDASAYTWNGGKGKGILGSVNYLSGQGANVMSFLTWAAGGDDGAVFPHVLKVSAQDYGSTGKAGQWDKLHKDRFDVSKLAQWEKVMEYADKKGVYLHFKTMETENCEKMDGHTFGRERKLYYRELIARFGHHLALNWNLSEESTIKDDVVKATVNYIKDVDPYDHHIVLHTYPGQQDQRYNPLIGNKSNLTGVSVQTSKTNVHKDVRRWVENSKNAGRKWVVANDEQGSATEGIRVSDKEVREKVLWATLLAGGAGVEYYSGYTSDDGDLNGEDHRKRGVKYKEGSYALKFFKNNLLGDLKNMVSDDGVTADGNDYVFAREGKTYAIYRPNGGSTSLSLPAGNNKYDVQWFNPRTGDDLTAKSTLGSNLVAPDNNDWVALITSKDSDGNVDDCDNKLNATLTQDAYLQGSTRFNSGELRVESGNRIAYLMFTVPASTKTVTNAKLELTVGSDGGSGLIEVYKGSSNSWTEANLSSGNKPAEGTKLGSLNTTYSVGSTYTFNLSGVTPGQTISLVLKQTGGNDVSFSSKEGSYSPKLILELECEDDGGAIDNSIAIPGLLEAENFDTQSGVEVENTTDANGGENIGYIENGDYVTYNVTIAEAGTYEVKARVASKTAGGKINIEADGVKVGEFTVGNTGGWQTWTTLTTTVDLQAGEQNLKLDFAGGTGYLFNVNHLDFDKQDSAASALFTAETTAEVKLVAYPNPAQDYITVSGIKPGSRLVVYDYSGNRVLQTVSQSTDVSLDINRLRKGVYIISIQGEKSLQFIKE
- a CDS encoding NAD(P)H-dependent oxidoreductase → MKHLIIYAHPNAASLNHHLKQTVIQTLEQGEHQIEVRDLYQLDFNPVLSLADMAGQRKGEVSEEVQKEQEYITWAEHITFVYPIWWTGMPAIMKGYIDRVFSYGFAYRYDGGVQKGLLKGKRATLINTHGKSQAEYKGIGMDKALSLTSDTGVYGYCGLEIAQHFFFDQADRPSPERIQEWTEMLIASYQY
- a CDS encoding right-handed parallel beta-helix repeat-containing protein, which produces MVPIKQRRKAYVLYAFLMLCATTAFAQNNYYLSASGNDSNSGTSEASPWKTINKLNSVKNSIKPGDVIHFNRGDVFYGSLDLKGKKGSSGKTIVLKSYGSGDKAIIRASVKINNWTRHSGNIWKANLAKVDNGRTPALFLNNVAQQIGREPNVDAANGGYRRIKSHAGNNKSISEGANLPYASNRFQGGEITIRTTDDNVKVETVTSHSGNTVNFGLSDPSATFENAIENNFGYFFQNHVNTLDKNGEWAHDTNAGVLYLYSNTNPNSLSVEIPSGESALSLNNTDYVKVQDLRLEGGLKYTLAISGASNMTLTNCHIYNGNEYLSLGYTLTNITATNNTFEQSNNIAIRWEGLSGLTFANNKIINIGMRSGMGARSFIGYTGARFVSRSGSSANVIEKNTLKNIGYHAMLFSGGNLKIRYNDISNYCYTKDDGGGIYSVGNRNSNNSVYGNIVHDSPGAIRGIPEGRGVKTAGIYIDNDSQNQLIYENTVYNIVGWGLMANLSSKSTIRDNTVYNCEFGLVLSTYNNSFGAGGSTAKATDNTVVDNIFFSKKPSQVSARYTNQITDAGFNTFLGDINSNYYCMPYNGSKQISVTLARKTDEYTLDEFRTKYPNYENKGKSAPVKFGASVDPNTFIKFVVNNTGTAKAVNLGSENYVDAKHKNYSGSVTVPAYSSIVLLKGSGNDGSTEEPQLIENGTYTIGSVTSNQRLLSRALENYNARMVNPGDYTDQKWVFNHLGNNVYTIKNKANGRFLEVPYAKCQNSVQVSTYTSAAQDHQKWKVVENGNAIYGLKPNHCLEQGLDRNNGTLDTNVITYSYGADNGNQKWKILPIAASLNVDEVAIKAYPNPSTEFIKVAGIKVGDRLKIRNMSGVVIKEIHVKSLEETIPLDDIKSGVYIISVSDKESIQFLKQ
- a CDS encoding helix-turn-helix domain-containing protein; the encoded protein is MESKHPDQNGERIEVPKDFQDVFTHFYRAENQTEQSISHTLLPHFQIIMVFSLGTPIQLKTADDTQISIEKCLVLGPLKQAFDYTLAPGSDMLVANFKDDAFYRFFGKVILSDYLPIHPDALLGENCFTNLWRLIKNASPGERVDLILDFCKPYLRESDTAFQNISDHTEDYTVFNPIKIIAQETQQSERSIQLNHKKYFGYTAKEKGRYLRFVKAISLLQDSSSPIHWFDIIETCGYYDQSQLIHDFKHFTGHTPTQYLKFQENICKPE
- a CDS encoding CBM96 family carbohydrate-binding protein, which encodes MKVNFYMRHTRPKVLCTLFLLMSTVYHGSAQLRVGDPGVTFDTGKYDSRYPQMKEWQKAGVRGGIPFLKDVKVVKTLTSGADSEAINKAIVDASKTSGLVAVLLKNGTYSIDQRVVMKSNVSLIGESRTGVKCIVKMNNGDAFSFYKVQKSGIYTLTIEGSWGKPKYDWNYSLDANDELKNNDNISVKFNKSEDCWLDKVDIINSAKDPVRVPANHITLRDLRVDGAHKKAGGAQGYFFIQGAYNLITGCQVTHLRHISLQGGNVEYNVVYDNDFRQEVSFHSGDKGNNLIENNRITLPYDMPNSKADTPNAVYNSNKEPNYYAIMGPWSSQHDNSEKPNFIFKNQCLEENHGNKRPWSDPNLLYKGPKEIKPKDPATNFPALPQSQTPSGGTLYPIVLNGNTGGGNSCDASRTVFADTDAYLQGTTRFNTNELRVEKDKRLSFLKFTLPADLPAITDAKLDLTVSTDNGNGRIEIIKGKSNNWTEDNLSSSNRPQEGQVLGVLTDTYAKGKTYQWTLSGLKAGETITLIVKQSSGNDVSFWSKEGSNAPKLTLKSDCNAATENVALSMEAVGSDPIVKVYPNPASDFISVSHVNIGEELIVYDFLGNIVLREVVKQSEPVLDVSPLKKGNYILSVQGKNSFQFIKK